Proteins from a single region of Bradyrhizobium diazoefficiens:
- a CDS encoding DUF2865 domain-containing protein codes for MLVAAIFASALLAAPAPVSAEGLFDFLFGGAQQQRPQREAPQANSYADPFTGQQNPAVQPQYVPPTRSAAAGGSGPAFCVRSCDGKYFPLMRGLASPAQMCQAFCPASTTKVFFGSSIDGAYSQTGERYADSENAFAYRKALRADCTCNGREPAGLAPVDLTLDSSLKAGDVIATTDGLVAYTGVRLGMDQTAEFTPVASYPGLTAQVRARLGEMKVAPVRAETVAADAPAAEIVREALPDVKSVRKSPAKRAGLD; via the coding sequence GTGCTTGTGGCCGCCATCTTCGCGAGCGCGCTGCTCGCGGCTCCCGCCCCCGTTTCGGCTGAAGGCCTGTTCGACTTCTTATTCGGGGGAGCACAGCAGCAGCGCCCGCAGCGCGAAGCGCCGCAGGCGAACTCCTACGCCGATCCCTTCACCGGTCAGCAGAACCCGGCCGTCCAGCCGCAATATGTGCCGCCGACACGCTCGGCGGCGGCCGGCGGCTCCGGTCCGGCCTTCTGCGTGCGCAGCTGTGACGGCAAATACTTTCCGTTGATGCGCGGCCTCGCCTCGCCGGCGCAGATGTGTCAGGCCTTCTGCCCTGCCAGCACGACTAAAGTCTTTTTCGGCTCCTCGATCGACGGCGCCTACAGCCAGACTGGCGAGCGCTACGCCGACAGCGAGAACGCATTCGCCTACCGCAAGGCACTGCGCGCCGACTGCACCTGCAATGGCCGCGAGCCAGCCGGGCTTGCACCGGTCGATCTCACGCTCGACTCGTCGCTGAAAGCTGGCGACGTCATCGCCACCACCGACGGGCTGGTCGCCTACACCGGCGTCCGCCTCGGCATGGACCAGACCGCAGAGTTCACCCCGGTCGCCTCTTATCCCGGCCTCACCGCGCAGGTCCGCGCCCGGCTCGGCGAGATGAAGGTGGCGCCGGTGCGCGCCGAGACGGTGGCGGCCGATGCGCCGGCAGCCGAGATCGTGCGCGAGGCGCTGCCGGACGTGAAGAGTGTGCGGAAGTCGCCGGCGAAGCGGGCTGGGCTCGACTAG